In a genomic window of Octadecabacter temperatus:
- a CDS encoding flagellar motor protein MotB, which translates to MSDRSNAPIIIKRKKVVAGGGHHGGAWKVAYADFVTAMMAFFLLMWLLNATTEQQRKGIADYFSPTIPVNRISGGGEGMFGGTNIFTDDTLVQDGTGQSGGVPTIGEDAGALERAAEIAALQEVESMLLGIGGESLIQQEALRHVITRLTDEGLIIEIFARENAPLFVDEGTEPTLVLIELTTMFARVFDMVTNPVAVEGHSRTLPLVVADRPVWDISSGRAETVRRLLEAGDLDPLRIARMTGHADRDLARESSVSVRNNRIEITLLRVVE; encoded by the coding sequence ATGTCAGATCGATCGAATGCACCGATTATTATTAAACGCAAAAAGGTTGTCGCCGGTGGCGGGCACCACGGCGGCGCGTGGAAAGTTGCCTATGCGGATTTCGTGACTGCGATGATGGCGTTTTTTTTGCTCATGTGGCTGTTGAACGCGACGACTGAACAGCAGCGCAAAGGCATTGCCGACTACTTCTCTCCAACGATTCCGGTGAACCGGATTTCAGGTGGTGGCGAAGGAATGTTCGGCGGAACCAACATCTTCACCGATGACACCTTGGTTCAAGACGGTACCGGACAATCCGGCGGTGTTCCGACAATCGGCGAGGATGCGGGCGCACTGGAACGGGCGGCTGAAATCGCGGCTCTGCAAGAAGTTGAATCAATGCTTCTGGGCATCGGTGGTGAAAGCCTCATTCAGCAAGAAGCCTTGCGCCACGTTATAACACGGCTCACCGACGAAGGTCTTATCATCGAAATCTTTGCCCGTGAGAACGCGCCGTTGTTCGTTGACGAAGGCACGGAACCTACGCTCGTTTTGATAGAGCTTACGACGATGTTTGCACGCGTGTTTGATATGGTCACGAACCCAGTCGCTGTGGAGGGCCATTCACGGACGCTACCGCTTGTCGTTGCGGATCGTCCGGTTTGGGACATTTCTTCTGGGCGCGCTGAAACCGTGCGTCGCCTCTTAGAGGCAGGCGATCTCGATCCCTTGCGAATTGCACGCATGACTGGGCACGCCGATAGGGACCTTGCTCGCGAAAGTTCTGTGTCGGTGCGAAACAACCGGATTGAGATCACGCTGCTGCGGGTTGTCGAATGA
- a CDS encoding tetratricopeptide repeat protein, giving the protein MAAETLADLRTKSVDAHKAGRHEDALEGYTRFLQHRPADAGIWTNLGALYRAIGRHEMGRTAQIRAHALAPDDIGVLNNYSNILSDLGDYEHSIELRKKSLKLDPSHVMHHAMIGRCLRGLGLYQDAIDYLTPMIKAHPEENEIKLQLAFAQLGAGQYGAAFRTYDARWNSDELDQPQLPFPKWKEGASIEGKTLLILPEQGFGDMVLLARFIPLIVDMGAKVRLVVKKPLLRLFEGMDGVDWVGPAASKDDPVDMWLSLMDMPKLVIGPSENGDVPSPTKLTIPADSVERAKRLTSKHSDMFKVGVVWSGSATYKGNTFRSFTHREFLPMVNTLNVQLFSLYKGPFLEAFQKDGSAGLIIDTASTDRDFADCAATMKEMDLIITSDTATAHIAGSLGVPVWVMLHWDAFWVYRHKGDTTQWYPSMRLFRQAKPQDWASAFDAANKALVKEVSKHG; this is encoded by the coding sequence ATGGCCGCTGAGACTTTGGCAGACCTGCGCACCAAATCGGTGGACGCACACAAAGCTGGCCGTCATGAGGATGCCCTAGAAGGGTACACGCGCTTTTTGCAACACCGACCGGCTGACGCGGGGATTTGGACAAACCTTGGTGCGCTTTACCGTGCGATTGGTCGTCATGAGATGGGCCGTACGGCGCAAATACGGGCACACGCCTTGGCGCCAGACGACATCGGTGTGCTCAATAACTACTCCAACATTTTGTCAGACCTGGGCGACTACGAGCACTCAATCGAGTTGCGTAAAAAGTCGCTAAAGCTTGATCCAAGCCACGTGATGCATCACGCGATGATTGGTCGATGTTTACGCGGCTTGGGTCTGTACCAAGACGCGATCGATTACCTAACTCCGATGATCAAAGCGCATCCAGAAGAGAACGAAATCAAACTCCAGCTCGCGTTCGCACAGCTGGGCGCTGGGCAATACGGCGCGGCGTTCAGAACATATGACGCACGCTGGAATAGTGACGAGTTAGACCAACCCCAGCTCCCGTTTCCAAAGTGGAAAGAGGGCGCGTCGATTGAAGGTAAAACGCTATTGATCCTACCCGAGCAAGGGTTTGGGGATATGGTCCTGCTAGCGCGCTTCATTCCCCTTATCGTAGACATGGGCGCTAAAGTTCGACTCGTGGTGAAGAAGCCGTTGCTGCGGTTGTTTGAAGGAATGGACGGCGTTGATTGGGTCGGTCCAGCCGCCTCCAAAGATGATCCCGTTGATATGTGGCTGAGCCTGATGGACATGCCTAAACTTGTCATCGGCCCAAGTGAAAACGGTGACGTTCCGTCGCCCACAAAGCTAACAATCCCTGCAGATTCAGTTGAACGTGCCAAGCGCCTGACGTCCAAACATAGCGACATGTTCAAAGTCGGCGTGGTTTGGTCTGGGTCCGCCACCTATAAAGGCAACACATTCCGTTCGTTTACTCACCGCGAGTTTTTGCCAATGGTAAACACGCTAAACGTCCAGCTGTTCTCTCTCTATAAAGGGCCATTCCTTGAGGCCTTCCAAAAAGACGGAAGTGCTGGGCTGATTATCGATACCGCAAGTACAGATCGTGACTTCGCGGATTGTGCTGCGACGATGAAGGAAATGGATCTGATCATCACATCAGACACAGCCACCGCGCACATTGCGGGTTCACTGGGTGTCCCAGTTTGGGTCATGCTGCATTGGGACGCATTCTGGGTGTATCGACATAAGGGTGATACGACGCAGTGGTATCCGTCAATGCGGCTGTTCCGACAAGCAAAACCACAAGACTGGGCATCAGCATTTGATGCGGCAAACAAAGCGTTGGTAAAAGAGGTTTCTAAACATGGCTGA
- a CDS encoding FkbM family methyltransferase — translation MTENVAEARRLLRKEATKLQKALDKNRSRERGPLVRRFHEVRQMLSPLYSYTSQAGQDFVVDQLMKHKREGTFIDVGGYDGVTGSNTFFLETNRGWTGALVEPVKAQLVKAAALRTCPCIEAAIAPTEGEADFIEISEGFTQMSGLADTYDKKLLQTVRNDKRHRENVTKVKTKTLSSILEYAKIPDPDFISLDIEGGEIACLKAFPFKDHNVKAWAIENNPGTSEIKQLMDENGYNLVEFCGPDEVYFKRSS, via the coding sequence ATGACTGAAAACGTAGCCGAAGCACGTCGCCTATTGCGCAAAGAAGCAACAAAGCTTCAGAAGGCCCTCGACAAAAACCGCTCCCGCGAACGCGGCCCATTGGTCCGTCGATTTCATGAAGTGCGCCAGATGCTGTCACCGCTGTATTCTTATACATCGCAGGCTGGGCAGGATTTTGTGGTTGACCAACTTATGAAGCACAAACGAGAGGGTACATTCATCGATGTTGGTGGGTATGACGGTGTAACAGGGTCTAACACTTTCTTCCTTGAGACAAATCGCGGCTGGACTGGTGCGCTTGTCGAACCCGTGAAAGCACAGCTCGTTAAGGCCGCCGCCTTGCGGACATGTCCCTGCATCGAAGCCGCGATTGCCCCGACTGAAGGCGAGGCCGATTTCATCGAAATCAGCGAGGGTTTCACCCAGATGAGCGGCTTGGCCGACACTTACGACAAGAAACTCCTGCAGACAGTTCGCAATGACAAACGGCACCGCGAAAACGTCACGAAGGTCAAAACGAAAACCCTATCCAGCATTTTGGAATACGCGAAAATCCCCGATCCAGATTTCATCTCACTGGATATCGAAGGCGGCGAGATCGCTTGCCTCAAAGCGTTTCCTTTCAAAGATCATAACGTCAAAGCCTGGGCGATCGAGAACAACCCTGGTACGTCGGAGATCAAACAACTCATGGACGAGAACGGTTATAATTTAGTCGAATTTTGCGGACCAGATGAAGTTTATTTTAAACGTTCGTCATAA